In Gemmatimonadota bacterium, a single window of DNA contains:
- a CDS encoding ATP-dependent DNA helicase RecQ: MRAWVGCPVLALTATATPTVRDDVRTNLGMVDPEIVVQSFDRPNLAWRVERVGSGENRMRRLHRVIRMHPGTAIVYAPTRRAVEEVRDVLARLGQRTEAYHAGLSGETRTRVLHGFLANDCRIVVATNAFGMGIDKPDVRLVVHVQLPTTLEAYYQEAGRAGRDGAQATCLAFYHRGDRQVGRMFLERTHPRLDLLRRVHRALVRGRDAFGVVDTTASGLAGDLGGKLCPEDVPLVLAALERTGAIRWLGEKASVADGTAAPDGRSYHVRVGVRSRADLAWANELRQSALRKLDAVERYARGRGCRRAALLRYFGEASRRSCHACDRCHPT, from the coding sequence TTGAGGGCCTGGGTCGGCTGTCCGGTGCTGGCGCTGACCGCGACAGCGACGCCCACGGTCCGGGACGACGTACGCACCAACTTGGGGATGGTCGACCCGGAGATCGTCGTCCAGTCCTTCGATCGCCCCAACCTCGCCTGGCGGGTGGAGCGCGTGGGCTCTGGCGAGAACAGGATGCGGCGGCTGCACCGCGTGATTCGCATGCACCCTGGGACGGCGATCGTCTACGCACCCACTCGGCGCGCCGTGGAAGAGGTGAGAGACGTCCTGGCTCGGCTCGGCCAGCGGACCGAAGCGTACCACGCCGGCCTGAGTGGTGAGACGCGGACACGCGTACTTCACGGGTTTCTGGCGAACGACTGTCGGATCGTCGTCGCCACGAACGCTTTCGGCATGGGCATCGACAAGCCCGACGTCCGGCTGGTCGTTCACGTGCAGCTCCCCACGACCCTCGAGGCGTACTATCAGGAGGCGGGGCGGGCGGGGCGGGACGGGGCGCAGGCGACTTGCTTGGCGTTTTACCACAGAGGCGATCGCCAGGTAGGGAGGATGTTCCTGGAACGAACCCACCCACGGCTCGACCTTCTGCGGCGCGTGCATCGAGCACTAGTGCGAGGGCGCGACGCATTCGGAGTCGTCGACACCACCGCGTCCGGCCTTGCCGGCGACTTGGGCGGCAAGCTCTGCCCGGAAGACGTCCCGCTCGTGCTCGCTGCGCTCGAGCGCACCGGCGCGATCCGGTGGTTAGGCGAAAAGGCATCGGTGGCGGACGGAACCGCAGCGCCCGATGGAAGGTCTTACCACGTCCGCGTGGGGGTTCGTTCACGCGCGGACTTGGCCTGGGCCAACGAGCTGCGACAGTCTGCGCTTCGCAAGCTCGATGCCGTCGAACGGTATGCGCGGGGCCGAGGATGCCGACGGGCCGCGCTTCTTCGTTACTTTGGAGAGGCGTCGCGGCGGTCGTGCCACGCGTGTGACCGCTGTCATCCCACGTGA